A single genomic interval of Arctopsyche grandis isolate Sample6627 chromosome 8, ASM5162203v2, whole genome shotgun sequence harbors:
- the LOC143915544 gene encoding uncharacterized protein LOC143915544, with protein sequence MCKCHLARHKNSHTGLKPYKCDICLKSYIDKDRLVRHQVIHSSEKPFKCDLCLKSFVRKFHLVSHIQFHTGEKPFKCDTCSQSFARKYLLVVHERSHTGDKPFKCNICLKSFPERYRLSSHMKFHLEVKPHKCDVCFKSYTKRSDFVIHERTHTGEKPFECDICLQSFARKHCLVKHKKTHTGANLYRCNICFKSFAKSSCFVKHEKRHAMEKPHKCCNCSKSFITKFDLERHERIHTGEKPHTCDICFKSFIVKYDLVRHKRRHTREKL encoded by the exons ATGTG TAAATGTCACCTCGCGAGACATAAAAATTCTCACACTGGACTTAAACCATataagtgtgacatttgtttaaaatcatatattgaTAAAGATCGCCTTGTGAGACATCAAGTAATTCATTCCAGTGAAAAACCGTTCAAGTGTGatctttgtttaaaatcatttgtaaGAAAATTTCACCTTGTTAGTCATATACAATTTCATACCGGCGAAAAGCCATTCAAATGTGATACTTGTTCACAATCATTCGCTAGAAAATATCTGCTCGTAGTACACGAAAGATCTCATACTGGAGATAAACCgttcaaatgtaatatttgtttaaaatcatttcctgAGAGATATCGTCTTTCTTCGCACATGAAATTTCATCTCGAGGtgaaaccacacaaatgtgacgtttgttttaaatcatatacTAAAAGATCCGACTTTGTGATACATGAACGGACTCATACTGGAGAAAAACCGTtcgaatgtgatatttgtttacaaTCATTTGCTAGAAAACATTGCCttgtgaaacataaaaaaactcatACTGGAGCAAACCTATAcagatgtaacatttgttttaaatcatttgctaAAAGTTCTTGTTTTGTGAAACATGAAAAACGTCACGCTATggaaaaaccacataaatgttgCAACTgctcaaaatcatttattacaaaatttgacCTGGAGAGACATGAAAGaattcatactggggaaaaaccacATACATGTGATatctgttttaaatcatttattgtaaaatatgacCTTGTGAGACATAAGAGACGTCACACTCGGGAAAAGCTATAA
- the LOC143916019 gene encoding fatty-acid amide hydrolase 2 yields the protein MSNDRPKRSSKKVNKLVKGMSLQILIQILLWMRTQFDTLVDFLFSLYWDPKKEIIPPLDKNTKVLLESATSLATKIRNRQLKSVDLVKLFIDRIKVVNPIINAVTDERYEDALKDAKEVDKLIESGISEDVLKKKPFLGVPFTSKESYAVAGMLHTIGLVARRTCKAEVDAEAIKLMKDAGAILIAVSNVPEVNKWQETRNMLFGQTCNPYHCGRTVGGSSGGEAALVSSVCSPIGLCSDIGGSTRMPAYYCGLFGHHPTADTTNMRGGTFRTGLEKNTMVSAGALVKHAEDIAPLLKVLANEKADLLKLDAHVDLNKLKYYFVDRVGDKRCSNVQLNVKECMDKVIENLSETVAAQNPPVRIQLEGFQYMYRLWRYWMTKEPADFPYLLGNMQSRVNGLVELFKKLVGCSEYTFAGIMGLLDCQVLPQEKESWALPVYDKLKRELLEILGSDGVLIFYSAPQTAPYHYTPIVRPFNFGYWCIFNALRFPVTQVPLGLDDEGLPLGIQVVSAPFNDRLCIAVAKHLEESFGGYVPTCNTIS from the exons ATGTCAAACGATCGCCCG AAAAGATCTTCCAAAAAGGTAAACAAGTTGGTCAAAGGCATGTCTTTACaaattttgattcaaattttaCTATGGATGAGGACACAGTTCGACACGCTCGTCGATTTCTTATTTTCGCTGTATTGGGATCCTAAAAAGGAGATCATTCCGCCGCTAGATAAGAATACAAAAGTCCTATTGGAAAGCGCCACATCGTTGGCGACCAAAATTAGAAATCGTCAATTGAAATCGGTAGACCTTGTCAAATTATTCATCGACAGGATCAAAGTG GTTAATCCCATAATAAATGCAGTCACGGATGAACGCTACGAAGATGCACTTAAAGACGCCAAGGAAGTCGACAAACTAATCGAGAGTGGAATCTCAGAAGATGTCCTCAAAAAGAAACCATTCCTCG GCGTTCCATTCACGTCCAAGGAGAGTTATGCAGTTGCCGGAATGTTGCACACGATCGGCTTGGTTGCACGTAGGACTTGCAAAGCCGAAGTTGACGCCGAAGCCATTAAATTGATGAAGGACGCTGGTGCCATTCTCATCGCAGTATCGAATGTTCCGGAAGTCAATAAATG GCAAGAGACCCGAAATATGCTCTTCGGACAAACTTGCAATCCTTATCATTGCGGCCGCACTGTCGGTGGCTCTTCCGGAGGTGAAGCTGCTCTCGTATCATCAGTGTGTTCACCCATTGGCCTAT GCAGTGATATTGGTGGCTCGACGAGAATGCCAGCATATTATTGTGGCCTCTTCGGTCACCATCCGACTGCCGACACGACGAATATGCGAG GTGGTACGTTCCGTACTGGACTTGAGAAGAATACTATGGTGTCTGCTGGTGCTCTTGTGAAGCACGCTGAAGATATTGCGCCCTTGCTGAAAGTTCTAGCAAACGAAAAAGCTGATCTTCTCAAATTGGATGCTCACGTTGATCTGAATAAATTGAAGTATTACTTTGTTGATCGTGTCGGCGATAAGAGATGCAGCAATGTGCAGTTGAATGTTAAGGAATGCATGGATAA agtTATAGAAAATTTATCAGAGACAGTTGCCGCTCAAAATCCACCAGTGCGAATACAATTAGAAGGCTTCCAATACATGTATAGACTGTGGAGATATTGGATGACTAAAGAACCAGCAGACTTTCCTTATCTTCTCGGTAATATGCAGAGTCGTGTCAACGGCTTGGTTGAACTATTTAAAAAG TTAGTCGGATGTAGCGAATATACTTTCGCCGGCATAATGGGACTGTTAGACTGTCAAGTTCTACCACAAGAAAAGGAAAGCTGGGCTTTACCCGTATACGACAAACTCAAACGTGAACTGCTC GAAATACTCGGATCGGATGGAGTACTTATATTCTACAGTGCTCCGCAAACTGCTCCATACCACTATACTCCCATAGTACGACCGTTCAATTTTGGATACTGGTGTATATTCAACGCTTTGAGGTTCCCTGTTACTCAG GTGCCATTGGGATTGGACGATGAAGGCTTACCTCTTGGGATTCAAGTTGTGTCTGCTCCGTTCAATGACAGGTTGTGCATTGCCGTTGCGAAGCATCTTGAAGAATCGTTCGGCGGATATGTTCCGACTTGTAATACTATCTCCTAA
- the Faa gene encoding fumarylacetoacetate hydrolase: MKSFVEIPSDCDFSMLNIPYGVFTSPKNSERHIGVAIGELILDLNVIAHLFDSPLLVHHQHVFKESTLNSFMSLGRPLWIQTRQTIQSLLSKDNPTLQNNTELREKAFVKQSDATMHMPATIGDYTDFFSSKYHATNTGIMFRGVDNPLLPNWKHIPVGYHGRASSVVISGTSIHRPVGQILPPGAKFGECDPIFESSKTMDFELEMAFFVGGPPTKLGQRIDVKSADDHIFGMVLMNDWSARDIQKWEYQPLGPFTAKNLGTTISPWVVTMEALKQFIVPNMEQDPKPFDYLKHDDPYNFDIKLEIELKPKGGYPTVISRGNYRTLYWTSKQQLAHHTITGCNLNPGDLMATGTISGDSSDSFGSMLELSWMGSKPVNLKGGQQRKFLQDFDTVTLRGYCENDKDERIGFGECVGTLLPVIQ, translated from the exons ATGAAGTCGTTCGTTGAAATTCCTTCAGATTGCGATTTTTCAATGCTGAATATACCATACGGTGTATTTACATCGccgaaaaat TCTGAGCGTCACATCGGAGTTGCAATCGGTGAATTGATATTAGATTTGAATGTAATAGCTCATCTCTTCGATAGTCCACTATTGGTTCATCATCAGCATGTGTTTAAG GAAAGCACCCTCAACTCATTTATGTCTCTTGGACGACCGCTGTGGATTCAAACGAGACAAACAATCCAAAGCCTATTGAGCAAAGACAATCCAACACTTCAAAATAACACTGAATTGAGAGAAAA AGCATTTGTGAAGCAATCCGATGCCACAATGCACATGCCGGCAACCATCGGAGACTATACGGACTTTTTCTCATCAAAATATCACGCAACAAATACCGGAATCATGTTCAGAGGAGTTGATAATCCTCTACTTCCAAATTG GAAACATATTCCGGTGGGTTATCATGGACGTGCAAGCTCTGTCGTTATATCCGGTACATCGATTCATAGACCGGTCGGCCAAATTCTACCTCCGGGTGCCAAATTTGGAG agTGTGATCCTATTTTCGAAAGCAGCAAGACTATGGACTTTGAATTGGAGATGGCTTTCTTCGTTGGAGGTCCACCGACAAAATTAGGCCAAAGAATTGATGTTAAGTCGGCCGATGATCATATATTCGGCATGGTACTCATGAATGATTGGAGCG CAAGAGACATTCAGAAGTGGGAATACCAACCACTTGGACCGTTCACGGCAAAAAATCTAGGCACTACGATATCACCATGGGTGGTTACAATGGAAGCCTTAAAACAGTTTATCGTGCCCAATATGGAGCAAGATCCGAAGCCGTTTGATTATTTGAAACACGATGACCCATACAATTTCGACATCAAATTAGAAATTGAATTGAAAC CCAAAGGCGGATATCCAACGGTTATTTCACGTGGCAATTATAGAACATTGTACTGGACTTCTAAGCAACAGCTCGCTCATCATACAATCACAGGATGCAACCTCAATCCGGGGGATTTGATGGCTACAGGAACGATTAGCGGAGAT AGTTCGGACTCGTTCGGTTCCATGTTGGAGCTTTCGTGGATGGGAAGTAAACCTGTGAATCTGAAGGGCGGCCAACAGAGGAAATTCTTGCAAGACTTCGACACTGTTACGCTCAGAGGTTATTGTGAAAACGACAAAGATGAAAGAATAGGATTTGGAGAGTGTGTAGGAACTTTGCTGCCggttattcaataa